A window of the Lactuca sativa cultivar Salinas chromosome 7, Lsat_Salinas_v11, whole genome shotgun sequence genome harbors these coding sequences:
- the LOC111905100 gene encoding phosphoinositide phosphatase SAC4: MATDNEHISPPFEEPIPCFSLMPASESESNVPLDEPSTSPVAAPLAFLQKFRLYETRSKYYMVGRDKSRRYWRVLKIDRLETSELSIREDSTTYTECECSELLRRIHEGNKSTGGLKFITTCYGIVGFIKFLGPYYMLLITQRRPIGSIGGHIVYAISKTEMIALSDSVTQINLTTWRHENRYKKLLSMVDLTKDFFFSYSYNIMRSLQKNSCNDETGNVLYETMFVWNEFLTRGARNSLQNTMWTVALVYGFFKQDKLSISGRDFRLTLISRRSRHYAGTRYLKRGVNEEGRVANDVETEQILIEDVPEGSPMKISSVVQNRGSIPLFWSQETSRLNIKPDIMLSRRDQNYEATRLHFQNLVKRYGNPIIILNLIKTNERRPRESILRTEFANAINSINKDLSEEKRLKFLHWDLHKHSRSKGTNALLILGRLTSYALTLTGFFYCQVIPEYKPDGCLRWPYFENEIGNDVKKEKEKLCVEKDNNNFVRAAMFQKGILRTNCIDCLDRTNVAQYAYGLAALGHQLHALEAITSSKLELDDPLAEELMGFYERMGDTLAHQYGGSAAHNKVFSERRGQWKAATQSQEFFRTLQRYYNNAYMDAEKQNAINVFLGHFQPQDGKPQVWEVDPEQYSTVYGNGQSIVDEDRRSLHKKSLSDGNIIRESKLPPSSSSLGKSLASSDQNKMMSESTPDVLACGSGLKYSREAFGDFKDGSFDHEKCDSFDCSNFVDLDWLSCEQQFMDRSIFKNSSSVAAENEIVAQTTPSTSESSMKGSKHADDNDTNDFEVGEEFSDSFLSWVNNGETLCH; this comes from the exons ATGGCGACAGATAATGAGCATATCTCCCCTCCTTTTGAGGAACCAATACCATGCTTCTCTTTAATGCCCGCGTCAGAAAGCGAGTCTAATGTTCCTCTTGATGAACCATCCACCTCCCCGGTGGCTGCTCCACTTGCTTTTCTGCAAAAATTCAGGCTTTACGAGACTCGATCG AAATATTACATGGTAGGAAGAGACAAGAGTCGCAGATACTGGAGGGTATTAAAAATTGACAGGTTAGAGACTTCTGAGCTTAGCATCCGTGAGGATTCAACAACTTATACAGAATGTGAATGTTCTGAACTCTTAAGAAGGATCCATGAGGGTAATAAATCCACAGGTGGACTCAAATTCATCACCACTTGCTATGGAATTGTTG GTTTCATTAAATTTCTTGGACCATATTACATGTTGCTAATTACACAAAGAAGACCAATTGGCTCAATTGGTGGCCATATAGTATATGCAATCTCCAAGACTGAAATGATAGCCCTATCTGATTCTGTAACTCAGATAAATTTAACTACTTGGAGACATGAAAATAG ATACAAGAAGCTTCTGTCCATGGTGGATCTTACAAAGGACTTCTTTTTCAGCTATTCGTATAATATCATGCGTAGTCTTCAGAAGAACAGTTGTAATGATGAAACAGGAAATGTTCTTTATGAGACGATGTTTGTCTGGAATGAATTTTTAACCCGTGGGGCCCGAAATTCCCTCCAAAATACTATGTGGACAGTGGCTTTGGTTTATGgtttttttaaacaagataaactTTCAATATCTGGACGTGACTTCAGATTGACTCTCATTTCAAGACGTTCACGCCATTATGCTGGGACCCg GTACTTAAAACGAGGGGTAAATGAGGAAGGAAGAGTTGCTAATGATGTAGAAACAGAGCAAATTTTGATTGAAGATGTTCCAGAAGGATCTCCTATGAAAATCAGCTCTGTTGTACAAAATCGTGGATCTATTCCACTTTTTTGGTCTCAAGAAACTTCACGCCTCAATATTAAGCCTGATATTATgt TGTCAAGGAGGGATCAAAACTATGAAGCTACAAGACTTCATTTTCAGAATCTTGTAAAGAGATATGGAAACCCCATCATTATATTAAACCTAATAAAG aCTAATGAAAGAAGGCCTCGAGAGTCAATCCTTCGTACTGAATTTGCTAATGCAATTAATTCTATTAATAAAGATCTATCAGAAGAAAAACGTCTCAAATTTCTTCATTGGGATCTTCACAAACATTCTAGAAG CAAAGGGACAAATGCATTGCTAATTTTAGGAAGATTGACTTCTTACGCGTTGACTTTGACCGGTTTCTTCTACTGTCAAGTTATACCAGAATATAAACCCGATGGGTGCTTAAGATGGCCATATTTTGA AAATGAAATTGGCAATGATGTGAAGAAGGAAAAAGAAAAACTTTGTGTGGAAAAAGATAACAACAACTTTGTTAGAGCAGCAATGTTCCAAAAAGGGATTTTAAGGACAAATTGCATAGATTGTTTGGATCGAACAAATGTTGCACAATATGCATATGGTTTAGCTGCTTTAGGACATCAACTCCATGCTTTAGAAGCAATAACTTCTTCAAAACTTGAACTTGATGATCCTTTAGCAGAAGAATTAATGGGATTTTATGAGAGAATGGGTGACACTCTTGCTCATCAATATGGTGGTTCAGCTGCACATAACAAG GTGTTTTCTGAGAGAAGGGGACAATGGAAAGCTGCAACACAATCACAGGAGTTTTTTAGAACTCTTCAAAGGTACTACAACAATGCATACATGGATGCAGAGAAACAAAATGCTATAAATGT ATTTTTAGGGCACTTTCAGCCACAAGATGGGAAACCTCAAGTGTGGGAAGTCGATCCAGAGCAGTATTCTACTGTATATGGGAATGGACAATCAATTGTGGATGAAGATAGGAG GTCATTGCATAAGAAATCATTATCAGATGGAAATATTATACGTGAGAGCAAGTTGCCTCCTTCAAGCTCTAGTCTTGGAAAGAGTTTAGCTTCTTCTGATCAAAACAAAATGATGTCTGAATCTACACCAGATGTATTAGCATGTGGAAGTGGCTTGAAGTACtcaag GGAGGCTTTTGGTGACTTTAAAGATGGATCATTTGATCATGAGAAATGTGACTCCTTTGACTGCTCAAACTTTGTTGACCTAGATTGGCTTTCATGTGAACAACAGTTTATGGACAG ATCGATTTTCAAAAACTCTTCTTCAGTGGCAGCTGAGAATGAAATTGTAGCACAAACAACTCCTTCCACCAGTGAATCCAGCATGAAG ggGAGCAAGCATGCTGATGATAATGATACGAATGATTTTGAAGTTGGTGAGGAATTTTCAGATAGTTTTCTGAGTTGGGTCAACAATGGAGAGACTCTTTGTCATTGA
- the LOC111905110 gene encoding kinesin-like protein NACK2: MVHKMSVSAPVTPATKIRRTPSSTPSGPRIAEEKILVTVRIRPLTPRELSAYDLIAWDCTDENTVVSRNLNHERHNGTYTFDKVFDPSCPTRKIYEQGARDVALSAIKGINATIFAYGQTSSGKTYTMRGIAENVIDDIYAHIKNAMESKFVLKLSALEIYNETVVDLLNRDSGALRLLDDPDKGTIVEKLTEEVIKDAQHLRCLIATCEAQRQVGETSLNDRSSRSHQIIRLTIESSHREESGCVKSLLASLSLVDLAGSERTVQTNADGIRLKEGSHINRSLLTLTTVIRKLSVGKKSGHIPYRDSKLTRILQSSLGGNARTAIICTMSPALSHVDQSRNTLAFANSAKEVTNSAQVNMVVGEKQMVKHLQEEVTRLKAELLTPEASSSKCLRTLLLEKEQKIQQMEIELNEIKRERDLAQSQLEIARKLQKDTKEPVIQNQLAKRLSFSDHISISNRRTSVRKSTQSTQRKPLRQSATCMDPCMLVHEIRKVEMRQRQLGEEANRALELLHKEVSSHRLGNQDAAETIAKLLSDIKDMHGISNSIPEEIEVKDKASLKEEIGRLKCEENTIASLEEKLENVQKSLDTLVMYNNEEASRSPLKTKILKTNAKMSSFIKSPCSPSSSVIHNIENMAPDNQKIEGDKKITPAAASKQPNVKKIQMMFKTAAEDNIQSIKSYVTELKERVAKLQYQKQLLVCQVLELEEANDGGGGATDETDFVEEMEYPVMPRHLVFEEQRNQIIMLWHLCHVSIIHRTQFYMLFRGDTADEIYVQVELRRLTWLEQHLSELGNASPALLGDEPAGSVTSSIKALKQEREYLAKRVSTKLSGEEREMLYKKWEIPMEGKQRRRLQLVNRLWTDPLNMRHVKESAEIVAKLVGFCEMGEHASKEMFALNFVNPSDKKAWMGWNLISNLLHL; the protein is encoded by the exons ATGGTTCATAAGATGAGCGTCAGTGCGCCTGTTACACCAGCAACCAAGATCCGAAGAACACCTTCTTCAACCCCAAGTGGCCCAAGAATCGCCGAGGAGAAGATACTGGTCACCGTGAGAATCAGGCCCTTAACTCCTCGAGAGCTTTCCGCCTATGATCTTATTGCTTGGGATTGCACCGATGAGAATACTGTTGTTTCCAGAAACCTCAATCACGAACGCCATAACGGAACTTACACTTTTG ATAAAGTCTTCGATCCGTCTTGTCCAACTAGGAAGATCTATGAACAAGGTGCTAGAGATGTTGCCCTCTCTGCTATCAAAGGGATTAATG CTACAATTTTTGCATATGGTCAAACTAGCAGTGGCAAGACTTACACCATGAGGGGAATAGCAGAGAATGTTATCGATGACATTTATGCCCATATTAAGAAT GCCATGGAAAGTAAGTTTGTGTTGAAGCTTTCTGCTCTTGAAATCTATAATGAGACAGTGGTAGACCTGTTAAACCGTGATTCTGGTGCCCTTCGTCTCTTGGATGATCCTGAT AAAGGCACAATAGTTGAGAAGCTAACTGAGGAAGTCATCAAAGATGCTCAGCATCTAAGGTGCTTAATAGCAACTTGTGAAG CTCAAAGACAAGTCGGCGAAACTTCTTTGAATGATAGAAGCTCAAGGTCACATCAGATAATCAGATTG ACTATTGAGAGTAGCCATCGTGAAGAATCAGGATGTGTAAAATCCCTTTTAGCAAGTTTG AGTCTTGTGGATCTTGCTGGAAGTGAGCGTACTGTTCAAACAAATGCAGATGGTATTAGGCTAAAAGAAGGAAGCCACATCAACAGAAGCCTACTCACTCTAACAACTGTGATTAGGAAGCTaag TGTTGGGAAGAAAAGTGGTCACATACCATATAGAGATTCTAAACTAACAAGAATATTGCAATCATCACTTGGGGGGAATGCAAGAACTGCAATAATTTGTACTATGAGTCCTGCATTAAGCCATGTTGATCAATCAAGAAACACATTGGCTTTTGCAAATAGTGCAAAGGAGGTTACAAACAGTGCTCAAGTCAATATG GTTGTTGGAGAGAAGCAAATGGTGAAGCATTTGCAAGAAGAAGTGACTAGACTTAAAGCAGAATTGTTGACTCCAGAGGCTTCATCCTCAAAGTGTTTAAGAACTTTGCTGTTGGAAAAAGAGCAGAAAATCCAACAG ATGGAAATAGAATTGAATGAGATAAAGCGTGAAAGAGACCTTGCACAATCACAGCTAGAAATAGCAAGAAAACTACAAAAAGACACAAAGGAGCCAGTGATTCAGAATCAATTAGCCAAACGTCTCTCATTCAGTGATCATATATCAATATCAAACAGGCGAACATCTGTAAGAAAGTCAACTCAGTCAACTCAAAGAAAACCATTAAGACAATCAGCTACATGTATGGATCCATGCATGTTGGTGCATGAAATAAGAAAAGTGGAGATGAGACAAAGACAATTAGGTGAAGAAGCAAATCGtgcacttgaattacttcataaaGAAGTTTCCTCTCACAGACTTGGGAATCAAGATGCTGCTGAAACCATTGCAAAGCTGTTATCTGATATCAAAGACATGCATGGAATCAGCAATTCCATTCCGGAGGAGATTGAAGTTAAAGACAAAGCGAGTCTAAAAGAGGAAATAGGTCGTTTGAAATGTGAAGAAAACACGATTGCTTCTTTGGAAGAAAAGCTTGAAAACGTGCAGAAATCTTTAGACACATTGGTTATGTACAACAATGAGGAGGCTTCAAGGAGTCCTTTAAAGACCAAGATTTTGAAAACGAATGcaaaaatgtcaagttttataaAATCTCCATGTTCACCTTCTTCATCAGTTATTCATAACATTGAGAACATGGCTCCAGATAATCAAAAGATCGAAGGGGACAAAAAGATTACTCCTGCTGCTGCATCAAAGCAACCAAATGTGAAAAAGATTCAAATGATGTTTAAAACAGCAGCTGAAGATAATATTCAAAGCATTAAGTCTTATGTTACTGAACTGAAAGAACGTGTGGCAAAGTTGCAATACCAAAAACAGCTATTAGTCTGCCAG GTGTTGGAGCTAGAGGAAGCAaacgatggtggtggtggggcGACGGATGAGACGGATTTTGTGGAGGAAATGGAATATCCTGTCATGCCACGTCACCTTGTGTTTGAGGAACAGAGAAACCAAATAATAATGTTGTGGCATTTATGTCATGTCTCAATCATACATAGGACACAATTCTATATGTTGTTCAGAGGAGACACTGCTGATGAAATATATGTACAAGTGGAACTCAGAAGGCTGACGTGGCTTGAACAGCATTTGTCAGAACTCGGGAACGCAAGTCCGGCTCTTCTAGGAGATGAGCCAGCTGGCTCTGTCACTTCAAG TATAAAGGCGTTGAAACAAGAGAGGGAGTATTTGGCGAAAAGGGTGAGCACGAAACTGAGTGGTGAAGAGAGGGAAATGTTGTATAAGAAATGGGAGATTCCAATGGAGGGAAAGCAGAGGAGAAGGTTGCAACTTGTGAATAGGTTGTGGACAGATCCTTTGAATATGAGACATGTGAAAGAAAGTGCTGAAATTGTTGCGAAGCTTGTGGGGTTTTGTGAAATGGGGGAGCATGCTTCCAAGGAGATGTTTGCTTTGAATTTTGTGAATCCTAGTGATAAAAAAGCCTGGATGGGTTGGAATTTGATATCCAATTTGTTGCATTTGTAA
- the LOC111905869 gene encoding uncharacterized protein LOC111905869, translating to MQFVKHFEKYGFFSRGSNYSFISLLPKVKDPLTLHEFRPISLIGCVYKIIAKTLAKRIKRVIGSVIGEVQTAFIEGRSILDRPMIANELCAWAKKSKRKTFICKVDFDKAFDSINWKYLESIMKQMGFGDKWIFWIKGCLSSSRASILLNGSATKEFPITKEVRQGDPLSPFLFIIAMEGLNVAMRSACDHSLFHGAEMPNSGPMISHLFYADNAMFIGDWTSSNFINLARILRCFHASSGLKVNFHKSKVYGIGVSENEIASCARILGCEAASLPFKYLGVPVGANMSQKGAGNPSLLIVGDGKKILFWLDEWLKNGTLAVKLPSLYALDERKTCLLGDRWVNGALSWAWKRKPNNSQELLELKSILDVTRMVVRSNGPDTWRLRLTVDGFFRVCDLRALIDSKLTIPINNPTVWLHLVPIKCISFVWRACMGCIPTAVALSRRGINMSSISCQMCFSGVDTADHILLDCPIVFDSLRWIFNWCDVSIQRFLSISDFVKFAASLGNCPKKRKIFIAICYGFLWCMWKARNDVWFNRIQVNSSKLADNVISMVFSWLKYKDNFGNCRWEC from the exons ATGCAATTTGTCAAGCATTTTGAAAAGTATGGTTTTTTCTCTAGGGGAAGCAATTATTCTTTCATTTCCTTGTTACCAAAGGTTAAAGATCCTCTCACGCTTCATGAATTTCGTCCCATAAGCTTAATTGGGTGTGTCTACAAAATTATTGCCAAAACTCTTGCCAAAAGAATTAAGAGAGTTATTGGATCGGTGATTGGGGAAGTTCAAACTGCTTTCATTGAAGGGCGAAGCATTCTTGACAGGCCGATGATTGCTAATGAGCTATGTGCTTGGGCTAAAAAATCTAAACGGAAAACATTCATTTGCAAAGTCGATTTCGACAAAGCTTTTGATTCTATTAATTGGAAGTATTTGGAATCGATCATGAAACAAATGGGATTTGGAGATAAATGGATATTTTGGATAAAAGGTTGTCTCTCGTCTTCTCGGGCATCTATTCTCCTCAATGGCTCCGCCACAAAAGAGTTTCCAATTACCAAAGAGGTTCGGCAAGGGGATCCTCTATCTCCTTTCTTGTTTATAATTGCTATGGAAGGATTAAATGTCGCCATGCGTTCGGCCTGCGACCATTCTTTATTTCATGGGGCTGAAATGCCTAACAGTGGCCCTATGATTTCTCATTTGTTTTACGCCGATAACGCCATGTTTATTGGAGATTGGACAAGCTCCAACTTCATAAACTTGGCAAGAATTTTGAGATGCTTTCATGCATCTTCGGGGCTCAAAGTTAATTTTCACAAATCCAAAGTTTATGGCATTGGAGTTTCGGAGAATGAAATTGCTAGTTGCGCTAGAATTCTCGGTTGTGAGGCAGCCTCTCTTCCTTTTAAATATCTTGGAGTCCCTGTTGGAGCAAATATGTCCCAAAAAGGAGCTGGCAACCCATCATTATTGATC GTAGGGGACggaaagaaaattttattttggcTAGATGAATGGCTAAAGAACGGGACTTTGGCAGTGAAACTCCCTTCTTTATATGCGTTAGACGAGAGGAAAACTTGTCTTTTAGGTGACAGATGGGTGAATGGCGCTTTGTCGTGGGCTTGGAAGCGGAAACCCAACAATTCTCAGGAGCTGCTGGAATTGAAAtctattttggatgttacaaggatGGTTGTTAGATCCAATGGGCCCGACACTTGGAGATTAAGGTTAACTGTTGATGGTTTTTTCCGTGTATGCGATCTTAGGGCCCTCATTGATAGTAAATTGACTATCCCGATAAATAATCCCACGGTTTGGCTTCACTTAGTTCCTATCAAGTGCATTAGTTTTGTTTGGAGGGCTTGTATGGGGTGTATTCCTACTGCAGTAGCTCTTTCCAGGAGAGGTATCAACATGTCTTCTATTTCCTGTCAAATGTGCTTTAGTGGTGTGGACACTGCGGATCATATTCTCCTGGATTGTCCGATTGTTTTTGATTCTCTACGCTGGATTTTCAATTGGTGTGACGTTTCTATTCAAAGATTCCTTTCGATTTCAGATTTTGTTAAATTTGCTGCCTCATTGGGGAACTGTccaaaaaagagaaaaatatttattGCTATCTGCTATGGGTTTCTATGGTGTATGTGGAAAGCAAGGAACGACGTTTGGTTTAACAGAATCCAAGTAAACTCTTCAAAGTTGGCGGATAATGTGATTTCTATGGTTTTTAGTTGGCTGAAATATAAggataattttggaaattgtAGATGGGAATGTTGA
- the LOC111905126 gene encoding uncharacterized protein LOC111905126 — protein MEGFQKAIRSGITNTTQPSATNLPSSSYNTGTSSYSASPSDPSAVLFIRPPRRAVSVLTCSKLCAVCFAAGIIVGFTLKRRVRRWAARLLRRIKDD, from the exons ATGGAAGGGTTTCAGAAAGCAATAAGAAGTGGTATCACGAACACGACGCAGCCTTCGGCTACCAATCTTCCATCTTCTTCCTATAACACCGGCACAAGCTCGTATTCTGCTTCCCCTTCCGACCCATCTGCTGTCTTGTTCATCAGACCCCCCAG GCGAGCAGTATCAGTGTTGACTTGCTCCAAGCTTTGTGCCGTTTGCTTTGCTGCCGGGATTATTGTCGGCTTCACCCTGAAGCGACGCGTCCGTCGATGGGCTGCTAGACTCCTCAGGAGAATCAAGGATGACTGA